In Gasterosteus aculeatus chromosome 15, fGasAcu3.hap1.1, whole genome shotgun sequence, a single genomic region encodes these proteins:
- the LOC120832979 gene encoding thrombospondin-type laminin G domain and EAR repeat-containing protein isoform X1, which yields METFVQAIATEPNRLAMMTWLIFAHLLLLGLRATDTTSDTWRRCTDLVPLDLLSFVLERDPSQLTAGGHMKQEEGVRGVHLSSPHASMSFPSSQLLVDCDLFPKEFSIVVTLKVTGFSPKRNEYIFSLMGPKRVKTKRVGTKEEKNNKEDVLERNAESSNSGGEQRGEREKKRRVKSEEEREQILLGLRFSKRRLHFLFRGHEGVVEHWRFRGAGLADNHWHTLVLGVGSQRVRLTVDCGKAQEIIPSRPFPSDLNIRGSKFNVGSRGRWKELYSGLLRQLVLVPGVDATHQICPSSNPQLAVLSVPPLLLHPPATGREGHDRVTSYELNERVSLGLERSCSEQLQGQMWFNPLRRGLYLCDGAEWVTVLEDHKRLDYVLEHQVLTTSSETHDVEVFHIAGMGLMAAMAHRSTSGSAVYLWSKTGFRLYQNISTYGALAWRHFSMGKKIFLVVSNSVGGPDKRKRSETDTSVIYKWSKRRKRFVRFQTLQTHCARDWEAFNIDQQTYLAVANHRQGDNNHTIDSVIYKWNKPTKSFEVHQMLPTSGAYDWEFFTVGPYHFLVVANAFDGVTTSVDSVIYVWVSGSFQVFQAIKTFCATDWEMFQIGNRVFLVVANGHRLNGNGPSQYAINSTIYELDMNGQVFVRFQDIVTYSAVDWEFFSLGEEYFMIVANSFNGESYSLNSILYRWQGYEGFVPVHWLPTIGCSDWEFFSSEGESYLIYSSAKAPLSKVFKLKTH from the exons ATGGAGACATTTGTACAGGCAATAGCAACTGAACCGAACAGGCTTGCTATGATGACATGGCTCATATTtgcgcacctcctcctcctggggtTAAGGGCCACCGACACCACCTCAGACACATGGAGACGCTGCACAG ATTTGGTCCCTCTGgatcttttgtcttttgtgctGGAGAGGGACCCCTCCCAACTCACAGCAGGGGGGCACATGAAGCAGGAGGAAGGGGTGAGAGGTGTGCACCTCTCAAGCCCTCATGCCTCTATGAGCTTTCCCTCTTCCCAGCTGCTGGTGGACTGCGACCTTTTCCCCAAAGAATTCTCCATTGTTGTGACATTAAAAGTTACTGGCTTTTCTCCTAAG agaAATGAATACATCTTTTCCTTGATGGGGCCAAAGCGCGTTAAGACAAAAAGAGTGgggacaaaagaagaaaagaacaatAAAGAGGACGTTTTGGAAAGGAATGCCGAGAGTTCTAACAGTGGAGGAGAACAACGTggcgagagggagaagaagcggCGAGTCAAGAGTGAGGAAGAACGGGAGCAAATCCTCCTGGGACTCAGGTTCTCGAAAAGACGTTTGCACTTCCTTTTTAGAGGTCACGAAGGGGTTGTGGAGCACTGGAGGTTTCGAGGCGCTGGACTGGCTGACAACCACTGGCACACGCTGGTTTTGGGTGTTGGCAGTCAACGTGTCCGGCTCACAGTGGACTGCGGCAAAGCCCAGGAAAT TATCCCTTCCAGGCCTTTTCCCTCAGACCTCAACATTAGGGGATCGAAATTCAACGTTGGCAGTCGGGGGAGATGGAAAGAATTGTATTCA GGTCTGTTGCGCCAGCTGGTTTTGGTGCCAGGTGTGGATGCCACCCATCAAATCTGCCCGTCTTCGAACCCCCAGCTAGCAGTTCTCTCAGTTCCACCACTTCTGTTACACCCGCCTGCCACCGGTAGGGAGGGTCACGACCGCGTGACTTCCTACG AACTGAATGAGCGCGTCTCATTGGGCTTGGAGCGCTCATGCTCCGAGCAGCTGCAAGGCCAAATGTGGTTCAATCCACTCAGGAGAGGCCTCTACCTCTGCGACGGTGCAGAGTGGGTCACCGTGCTGGAGG ATCATAAACGACTTGACTATGTGTTGGAACACCAGGTCCTGACCACCAGCTCAGAGACACACGATGTAGAG GTTTTCCATATAGCCGGGATGGGTCTGATGGCTGCGATGGCTCATAGATCCACTTCTGGATCAGCTGTGTATCTGTGGAGCAAAACAGGTTTTCGTCTTTACCAGAATATCAGCACATATGGAGCTTTGGCTTGGAGACACTTCAGCATGGGCAAGAAG ATATTTCTGGTTGTGTCTAACTCTGTCGGAGGACCAGACAAGCGTAAAAGATCAGAGACGGACACTTCTGTGATTTACAAGTGGAGCAAAAGAAGAAAGCGCTTCGTGCGGTTCCAGACTCTGCAGACCCACTGCGCTCGGGACTGGGAGGCCTTTAACATCGACCAACAAACTTATCTGGCTGTGGCCAACCACAGACAGG GCGACAACAATCACACCATAGACAGTGTGATATACAAATGGAACAAGCCAACAAAGTCCTTTGAGGTTCACCAGATGCTGCCGACGTCGGGGGCCTACGACTGGGAGTTCTTCACAGTGGGACCGTACCACTTCCTAGTGGTGGCCAATGCCTTTGATGGAGTGACCACCTCTGTGGATTCGGTCATTTATGTTTGGGTCAGTGGAAGCTTCCAGGTGTTTCAGGCAATTAAG ACGTTCTGCGCCACGGACTGGGAAATGTTTCAAATTGGAAATAGAGTTTTTTTAGTCGTTGCCAATGGACACAGGCTAAATGGCAATGGACCAAGTCAATATGCCATCAACTCCACCATCTACGAACTGGACATGAATGGGCAGGTGTTCGTCCGCTTCCAGGACATTGTCACCTACAG tgcagtggaCTGGGAGTTCTTCAGTCTCGGGGAGGAATATTTTATGATCGTCGCAAACTCCTTCAACGGAGAATCCTACTCTCTCAACAGCATTCTTTACAG GTGGCAGGGATATGAAGGATTTGTTCCTGTTCATTGGCTCCCAACGATCGGGTGCAGTGACTGGGAGTTTTTCAGCTCTGAAGGAGAATCATATCTGATCTACTCTAGTGCCAAAGCCCCTCTCTCCAAAGTGTTTAAGCTGAAAACACACTAG
- the LOC120832979 gene encoding thrombospondin-type laminin G domain and EAR repeat-containing protein isoform X2 encodes METFVQAIATEPNRLAMMTWLIFAHLLLLGLRATDTTSDTWRRCTDLVPLDLLSFVLERDPSQLTAGGHMKQEEGVRGVHLSSPHASMSFPSSQLLVDCDLFPKEFSIVVTLKVTGFSPKRNEYIFSLMGPKRVKTKRVGTKEEKNNKEDVLERNAESSNSGGEQRGEREKKRRVKSEEEREQILLGLRFSKRRLHFLFRGHEGVVEHWRFRGAGLADNHWHTLVLGVGSQRVRLTVDCGKAQEIIPSRPFPSDLNIRGSKFNVGSRGRWKELYSGLLRQLVLVPGVDATHQICPSSNPQLAVLSVPPLLLHPPATELNERVSLGLERSCSEQLQGQMWFNPLRRGLYLCDGAEWVTVLEDHKRLDYVLEHQVLTTSSETHDVEVFHIAGMGLMAAMAHRSTSGSAVYLWSKTGFRLYQNISTYGALAWRHFSMGKKIFLVVSNSVGGPDKRKRSETDTSVIYKWSKRRKRFVRFQTLQTHCARDWEAFNIDQQTYLAVANHRQGDNNHTIDSVIYKWNKPTKSFEVHQMLPTSGAYDWEFFTVGPYHFLVVANAFDGVTTSVDSVIYVWVSGSFQVFQAIKTFCATDWEMFQIGNRVFLVVANGHRLNGNGPSQYAINSTIYELDMNGQVFVRFQDIVTYSAVDWEFFSLGEEYFMIVANSFNGESYSLNSILYRWQGYEGFVPVHWLPTIGCSDWEFFSSEGESYLIYSSAKAPLSKVFKLKTH; translated from the exons ATGGAGACATTTGTACAGGCAATAGCAACTGAACCGAACAGGCTTGCTATGATGACATGGCTCATATTtgcgcacctcctcctcctggggtTAAGGGCCACCGACACCACCTCAGACACATGGAGACGCTGCACAG ATTTGGTCCCTCTGgatcttttgtcttttgtgctGGAGAGGGACCCCTCCCAACTCACAGCAGGGGGGCACATGAAGCAGGAGGAAGGGGTGAGAGGTGTGCACCTCTCAAGCCCTCATGCCTCTATGAGCTTTCCCTCTTCCCAGCTGCTGGTGGACTGCGACCTTTTCCCCAAAGAATTCTCCATTGTTGTGACATTAAAAGTTACTGGCTTTTCTCCTAAG agaAATGAATACATCTTTTCCTTGATGGGGCCAAAGCGCGTTAAGACAAAAAGAGTGgggacaaaagaagaaaagaacaatAAAGAGGACGTTTTGGAAAGGAATGCCGAGAGTTCTAACAGTGGAGGAGAACAACGTggcgagagggagaagaagcggCGAGTCAAGAGTGAGGAAGAACGGGAGCAAATCCTCCTGGGACTCAGGTTCTCGAAAAGACGTTTGCACTTCCTTTTTAGAGGTCACGAAGGGGTTGTGGAGCACTGGAGGTTTCGAGGCGCTGGACTGGCTGACAACCACTGGCACACGCTGGTTTTGGGTGTTGGCAGTCAACGTGTCCGGCTCACAGTGGACTGCGGCAAAGCCCAGGAAAT TATCCCTTCCAGGCCTTTTCCCTCAGACCTCAACATTAGGGGATCGAAATTCAACGTTGGCAGTCGGGGGAGATGGAAAGAATTGTATTCA GGTCTGTTGCGCCAGCTGGTTTTGGTGCCAGGTGTGGATGCCACCCATCAAATCTGCCCGTCTTCGAACCCCCAGCTAGCAGTTCTCTCAGTTCCACCACTTCTGTTACACCCGCCTGCCACCG AACTGAATGAGCGCGTCTCATTGGGCTTGGAGCGCTCATGCTCCGAGCAGCTGCAAGGCCAAATGTGGTTCAATCCACTCAGGAGAGGCCTCTACCTCTGCGACGGTGCAGAGTGGGTCACCGTGCTGGAGG ATCATAAACGACTTGACTATGTGTTGGAACACCAGGTCCTGACCACCAGCTCAGAGACACACGATGTAGAG GTTTTCCATATAGCCGGGATGGGTCTGATGGCTGCGATGGCTCATAGATCCACTTCTGGATCAGCTGTGTATCTGTGGAGCAAAACAGGTTTTCGTCTTTACCAGAATATCAGCACATATGGAGCTTTGGCTTGGAGACACTTCAGCATGGGCAAGAAG ATATTTCTGGTTGTGTCTAACTCTGTCGGAGGACCAGACAAGCGTAAAAGATCAGAGACGGACACTTCTGTGATTTACAAGTGGAGCAAAAGAAGAAAGCGCTTCGTGCGGTTCCAGACTCTGCAGACCCACTGCGCTCGGGACTGGGAGGCCTTTAACATCGACCAACAAACTTATCTGGCTGTGGCCAACCACAGACAGG GCGACAACAATCACACCATAGACAGTGTGATATACAAATGGAACAAGCCAACAAAGTCCTTTGAGGTTCACCAGATGCTGCCGACGTCGGGGGCCTACGACTGGGAGTTCTTCACAGTGGGACCGTACCACTTCCTAGTGGTGGCCAATGCCTTTGATGGAGTGACCACCTCTGTGGATTCGGTCATTTATGTTTGGGTCAGTGGAAGCTTCCAGGTGTTTCAGGCAATTAAG ACGTTCTGCGCCACGGACTGGGAAATGTTTCAAATTGGAAATAGAGTTTTTTTAGTCGTTGCCAATGGACACAGGCTAAATGGCAATGGACCAAGTCAATATGCCATCAACTCCACCATCTACGAACTGGACATGAATGGGCAGGTGTTCGTCCGCTTCCAGGACATTGTCACCTACAG tgcagtggaCTGGGAGTTCTTCAGTCTCGGGGAGGAATATTTTATGATCGTCGCAAACTCCTTCAACGGAGAATCCTACTCTCTCAACAGCATTCTTTACAG GTGGCAGGGATATGAAGGATTTGTTCCTGTTCATTGGCTCCCAACGATCGGGTGCAGTGACTGGGAGTTTTTCAGCTCTGAAGGAGAATCATATCTGATCTACTCTAGTGCCAAAGCCCCTCTCTCCAAAGTGTTTAAGCTGAAAACACACTAG
- the LOC120832979 gene encoding thrombospondin-type laminin G domain and EAR repeat-containing protein isoform X3 — METFVQAIATEPNRLAMMTWLIFAHLLLLGLRATDTTSDTWRRCTDLVPLDLLSFVLERDPSQLTAGGHMKQEEGVRGVHLSSPHASMSFPSSQLLVDCDLFPKEFSIVVTLKVTGFSPKRNEYIFSLMGPKRVKTKRVGTKEEKNNKEDVLERNAESSNSGGEQRGEREKKRRVKSEEEREQILLGLRFSKRRLHFLFRGHEGVVEHWRFRGAGLADNHWHTLVLGVGSQRVRLTVDCGKAQEIIPSRPFPSDLNIRGSKFNVGSRGRWKELYSGLLRQLVLVPGVDATHQICPSSNPQLAVLSVPPLLLHPPATGREGHDRVTSYELNERVSLGLERSCSEQLQGQMWFNPLRRGLYLCDGAEWVTVLEDHKRLDYVLEHQVLTTSSETHDVEVFHIAGMGLMAAMAHRSTSGSAVYLWSKTGFRLYQNISTYGALAWRHFSMGKKIFLVVSNSVGGPDKRKRSETDTSVIYKWSKRRKRFVRFQTLQTHCARDWEAFNIDQQTYLAVANHRQGDNNHTIDSVIYKWNKPTKSFEVHQMLPTSGAYDWEFFTVGPYHFLVVANAFDGVTTSVDSVIYVWVSGSFQVFQAIKTFCATDWEMFQIGNRVFLVVANGHRLNGNGPSQYAINSTIYELDMNGQVFVRFQDIVTYSGLGVLQSRGGIFYDRRKLLQRRILLSQQHSLQVAGI; from the exons ATGGAGACATTTGTACAGGCAATAGCAACTGAACCGAACAGGCTTGCTATGATGACATGGCTCATATTtgcgcacctcctcctcctggggtTAAGGGCCACCGACACCACCTCAGACACATGGAGACGCTGCACAG ATTTGGTCCCTCTGgatcttttgtcttttgtgctGGAGAGGGACCCCTCCCAACTCACAGCAGGGGGGCACATGAAGCAGGAGGAAGGGGTGAGAGGTGTGCACCTCTCAAGCCCTCATGCCTCTATGAGCTTTCCCTCTTCCCAGCTGCTGGTGGACTGCGACCTTTTCCCCAAAGAATTCTCCATTGTTGTGACATTAAAAGTTACTGGCTTTTCTCCTAAG agaAATGAATACATCTTTTCCTTGATGGGGCCAAAGCGCGTTAAGACAAAAAGAGTGgggacaaaagaagaaaagaacaatAAAGAGGACGTTTTGGAAAGGAATGCCGAGAGTTCTAACAGTGGAGGAGAACAACGTggcgagagggagaagaagcggCGAGTCAAGAGTGAGGAAGAACGGGAGCAAATCCTCCTGGGACTCAGGTTCTCGAAAAGACGTTTGCACTTCCTTTTTAGAGGTCACGAAGGGGTTGTGGAGCACTGGAGGTTTCGAGGCGCTGGACTGGCTGACAACCACTGGCACACGCTGGTTTTGGGTGTTGGCAGTCAACGTGTCCGGCTCACAGTGGACTGCGGCAAAGCCCAGGAAAT TATCCCTTCCAGGCCTTTTCCCTCAGACCTCAACATTAGGGGATCGAAATTCAACGTTGGCAGTCGGGGGAGATGGAAAGAATTGTATTCA GGTCTGTTGCGCCAGCTGGTTTTGGTGCCAGGTGTGGATGCCACCCATCAAATCTGCCCGTCTTCGAACCCCCAGCTAGCAGTTCTCTCAGTTCCACCACTTCTGTTACACCCGCCTGCCACCGGTAGGGAGGGTCACGACCGCGTGACTTCCTACG AACTGAATGAGCGCGTCTCATTGGGCTTGGAGCGCTCATGCTCCGAGCAGCTGCAAGGCCAAATGTGGTTCAATCCACTCAGGAGAGGCCTCTACCTCTGCGACGGTGCAGAGTGGGTCACCGTGCTGGAGG ATCATAAACGACTTGACTATGTGTTGGAACACCAGGTCCTGACCACCAGCTCAGAGACACACGATGTAGAG GTTTTCCATATAGCCGGGATGGGTCTGATGGCTGCGATGGCTCATAGATCCACTTCTGGATCAGCTGTGTATCTGTGGAGCAAAACAGGTTTTCGTCTTTACCAGAATATCAGCACATATGGAGCTTTGGCTTGGAGACACTTCAGCATGGGCAAGAAG ATATTTCTGGTTGTGTCTAACTCTGTCGGAGGACCAGACAAGCGTAAAAGATCAGAGACGGACACTTCTGTGATTTACAAGTGGAGCAAAAGAAGAAAGCGCTTCGTGCGGTTCCAGACTCTGCAGACCCACTGCGCTCGGGACTGGGAGGCCTTTAACATCGACCAACAAACTTATCTGGCTGTGGCCAACCACAGACAGG GCGACAACAATCACACCATAGACAGTGTGATATACAAATGGAACAAGCCAACAAAGTCCTTTGAGGTTCACCAGATGCTGCCGACGTCGGGGGCCTACGACTGGGAGTTCTTCACAGTGGGACCGTACCACTTCCTAGTGGTGGCCAATGCCTTTGATGGAGTGACCACCTCTGTGGATTCGGTCATTTATGTTTGGGTCAGTGGAAGCTTCCAGGTGTTTCAGGCAATTAAG ACGTTCTGCGCCACGGACTGGGAAATGTTTCAAATTGGAAATAGAGTTTTTTTAGTCGTTGCCAATGGACACAGGCTAAATGGCAATGGACCAAGTCAATATGCCATCAACTCCACCATCTACGAACTGGACATGAATGGGCAGGTGTTCGTCCGCTTCCAGGACATTGTCACCTACAG tggaCTGGGAGTTCTTCAGTCTCGGGGAGGAATATTTTATGATCGTCGCAAACTCCTTCAACGGAGAATCCTACTCTCTCAACAGCATTCTTTACAG GTGGCAGGGATATGA